Below is a window of Bos javanicus breed banteng chromosome 6, ARS-OSU_banteng_1.0, whole genome shotgun sequence DNA.
AATGTTAGTAATGATGAATAAGTATTGTTTATTAATGGATCACAGAGGGATCATCATTTTCTGAGTTACCTTGCCTGTGCAATCCATGCCCTCTTTTCAAAAAGTCTTCTCTGGCCTATATGATCCATGGAGTGCACAGAAGGTCATTTGGCCATCTCTATTCACTCTCCACCCACAGGATCGCAACTCATACAGAGAGATGTGGACACCAACTCAAAAACATCCAGCCATTATCTGATAAGCTACAAATCTGAATCTCTCACTCAAGAATTTGAACAAGATACAAAGTCTGAGCAAGACAGGGGATGGAGGGAGCCATTATCTGATAAGCTACAAATCTGAATCTCTCACTCAAGAATTTGAACAAGATACAAAGTCTGAGCAAGACAGGGGATGGAGGGAACTAGAGAGGCTGGAGGGACTAAAGGCTGGCAGTCATTTTTAACCATGCGATCATATGAATAAGAGAAAGCCTGTCTTCAGAGAATGATGGGAAAATGCAGCTATACACACACTGAGTCAAAGTAGACAGATGAAGACAAAGGCTGCTTGATGGATTTCTAGATCCATTAATTCTAACTGCACTGCTTACAGCAGGTTACAGGCAATTTTATGATACCCTTCAAATTATCCCCCTTTTACATGGTCAAATTTCAATAGATTTTAATTCTTGACTTagccatgtgtgtgtatgtgtgtgtgtgtgtgtgtgcacgcacatgcatTCCAACCCCatacccattttagagatgaatagACTGAGACTCAGAAGGACAATTCCTCCCCTGATCACACAGTTAAACAGGGGTGCAGAGCCAAGATTTCAGCTCTGAACTCTTTAGTAACCACTGCTCTGAGTGCCTCCACTTTAAACTATCTGGCTGATTTACAACAAAAAGTGGTATTACAACTTGTACCAATAACATAACTGTAAAGCCCTCATGTGAAATAAATTAGAACCTCAATTATAATAGGAGGCATTATCCCTCTCCTTCCTATATTCCAATTCCTTCATTTCTATAATTGGTCTTGCTCCTCCACACTCCCACCCACAAGCTACAGTGAAGCACAAAGTGAGACCTTTGATGCCACATGTGGTTTTACAACGGTCTCTTCTGAGCCCATCCTACCCTCTccagtaagttttaaaatcatttgatATCAAAATTAGCTAGTGAAAAACATTGTATTGATTGAAACACATTACTGGCCCTTGTCCAGaattaaaactaagaaattaatgcATTAATATTAATGCAGCATATCAAACTACCAAAACACTTTACAACATTAACAATTCTACAACATCTCTGAGACAGAGAAAACTATATTCCTCTTTGCCTTCCATACAGATGGTGGCCACGGCGCTCTGTGGGACTGAGATGAAAATGTTGAAGGATAAAAATCTTCAGCACCAACACTACCCTATCATTATGGGCCATGAAGGAGCTGGAATAGTCGAGAGTGTGGGAGAAGGAGTGAGCACAGTGAAAGCAGGTATGAACTGGTACCTGGAATTAGGAGATAGCAGCAACTTGGAACCCACCTCAGGAATAAAAAGTATCCCTTAAATTATGTTaagcataaatgaaataaaaggtaaaatattGCCCATTTCTTAGAAAAGGAGGGTTAAGtataaattacagaaaaatactaaatgtattatttatacttatattttgatattaataaaaataaaaaatagaatgtaCTGAAATTGAACTTGAAAGAAAGTGCAAATGAGACaaaaatttcctcaaaaaaatcaACTGATAGAAACTGTTGAACAATTGTTTAAATGAAGCATATGATAAGTATGATAAATAGTTCAACTATGATAAACAGTTGAACACATTAGTGAACTAAATAGGGAAGAAGTTCAGAACTGGATCAAATTAATGTAGGAATTTAATATAGGATTAAGTTTGCCTTTCAATTTTGAGGGGGGGAACATGGATTTCAACATATAATATTGAAACAACTGGATAGTTTTCTGGAGAATAAAAGTAACTTGAGTTGCTATTACATTTTTATAGAAAGAAAGATGCTATATGAATCCAAGAATTAAATGTGAAAAGCGAAACCATAGAAGTATTATAAATTATTGTAACAGAACATTTTGTAATAcctcagagaagagaaggaaattttaACCAACACAAAAAATTCAGATGTAAAATAACATAtcgataaatttgaaaataaagttctttaaaattctgtgttaaaAAAATACCCTTCCCCCAAATCAACAAGCCAATATGACGGGCAgatttctttaatttataaagAATTCTTTAACACTAACTTATGAAAATTGGCAAAGGAAATGTACATCTAGTTTGGAAggaaatatatagagagatatagatatatacacatatacacacaaatgctTTTTAAGCATCTAAGAAGATGCCCAATCTCAAAccctaaataaattaaaattttaaagacaacAGAAAAACTGTTTATCTAAAAAATTAGCAAAGACTTGAAAGTGTAATATTTAGGGCTGACAACCTTTAAGGTTGTAAGACTAAAGTTCTCAACCTCAGTTGATAGGCTGTCAGCTGGGGCTACAGCCCTCAGCTCCTTGAAGCTGCTCACATTCCTTCTCATGGGGTCCCTTTACCCACTTCTAGCCTCAAAGCTGCAATGGCACATCAAGTCCTTCTCATGCTTTGAATcgctttttcctcctcttctgcttTCCTCTTGTCTCCTTTCATGGATCTTTGGTGAAGaagatcgctcagtcgtgtcccactctttgcgaccccatggactgtagcctatcaggctcctctgtccaagagactttccaggcaatagtactggagtggattgccatttccttctccagggaacttcctgacccagggatcgaaccaggtctcccacattgtagacagatgcttaaccatctgagccaccagggaagtcctttggtcCACCTAAATAACCCAGGATAATCTCCTATTTTAATGTCAATTGCTTAGTaatcttaattacatctgcaaagcctCTCTTCTTTCCATGTAACATTCACAGGCATGATAACTTGACATATTTAATTTCTGGGAATTAGGATAAGACATCTTTGGTGAGCCATTTTAGAAATTCTGTCTACCACAGACCATGCGTGCTCAAAATATTCATTGCATTGTTCTTTTTCATgtcagagaggaagaaataataaaaatagaaaacaacctaaatgtctgtcagTACACAGGGTGCTGCTTAAATATAAattacaatatatttatataacagaatactatgtaaatattaaataaatgatagAATGCTGTATCATTCTGAGATAAGAAATCTccaagatcagctgttaaataaaaaagcaaagccTATGATAGGGTACATAGTATACTAGTTTTTGTATTTCTAAAGGGATTATGTCTCTGAAAAATACCTTGGATATTGATAAAAGTAATTGCCTTTAGGGTGGGAGAAGGAAGACTAGAGACTTGGATGTCAATTTTCACTTGTGCAGTTTAAATTTTACCATgagtatgtattatttttttaaaaaactgaaaataaatgaaattctacaaattatttttacagaaaatatGAAGTAAATTGCTCTGGTTTACAAGGATAGACAATGGGGCAGTCAGTAAGTCCATCACAGGCAGGTTATTCTAATATTCTTCTTATACTTGGAACATTAGTAGAAAAAACTGGCTACCTCTGGAGAAAGGATTGATACAAAACACAGAAGGTAGCATGGAGACAATCCTCTCTCCCGGATCCAGAAGCTTATTCTGTGAGTTTGTGGTATCCAGACAATTTTAAATTCAATTCCTGACACCAGAAGTTTTATAGGAAATGTAAGAAAAGACTTGGCTGAGTGGCTACATGACAAAGCCATCTGGTGCCTCAAGAGGAACTTAGAAAGGAAGCAAATCTGAGGCCAGCCCCTTGGGAGTCAGACATTGAGCCCAGAGCTAGGCACACATGCCAAAGATATCCCCTTTTTCGTAAGTATTCTCCACAATAGCAAGCACAATTAAATGTGGAACTAATTCTTAGTTATATTTTCTTGAGCGCCTTGTTGTTGAGTTCCTGAGATACCGCTAtctctttactttaaaaataatgcctTAATAAACAATTTTGCTTTCTTAGGAGATAAAGTTATCGCACTCTTTCTACCACAGTGTGGTGAATGCACCTCTTGCCTTAATTCTGCAGACAATTTTTGTATAAAACTCAAGTAAGtttttacaaacttttttttgaaaaattaattcaatttCCTTAAAAGGAATCTAAACTTTCTGCttccaaataaatgttttttgtttgcttttgtctaTAAAAGACAGGCAGAAACCCACCTGATGTCTGATGGTACCAGTAGATTTACCTGCAAGGGAAAACCAGTATACCACTTTGGGAATACAAGCACCTTCTCTGAATACACAGTAATGGATGAAATCTCAGTCGCCAAGATTGATGCAGCTGCACCTCTGGAGAAAGTATTCCTAgttagctgtggtttttctactGGGTATGGTGGTGCAATCAATACTGCCAAGGTGAGAAGCATTTATATCCATTATGAATGTAATTGTTGACATATGGAGTTGGAAGGCCTTATGTATCTGGGCCATGTCTGATCATATAGCCTGAGAGAGACTCGCAAACCTGCCTCAAAACATCCTCaagttctttattattgcctAGTCACCTAAACTCCCTTGCACATATTTCCCATTCCTTCTTGGTCAGTAGTATGTGGCAGATTAAGTCTAGATGCCATTCACAAGTGGAGACATCAGGTATTCCTGGAAGTGAAAcataatacagttttaaaatgacTATATATCCTTCCACATTccagttaattctttttttctttcaacatacATTTATGGGGCCATTCACTGTTCCAGGTGCTGGGATTCAACAGCTAAAAGTGCCCATTGAGCTTCTATTCTGTTATTTAACAGATGGTGAAAAGTTCCTATAAAAACAAAAGGGAAGTAAAAAGACCAATTGATGGAGAAGATGTTGGCATATAAAACAGACTAGTCAGGTAACCCCACTCTGGTTGAGTGGGTTACTgctttgtttgattttatttttttttctttttggtggtaCCACAttgacttgcaggatctcagtttcccaacaaAGGACTGAATACAAGCCACAGCagagaaagcctggaatcctaaccactaggccactggGGAACTCTAGAGTAGGTTACTGTTAAATGACAGTTTCTTGAATATCACCCAAACCTGCCTAGCTTCTTTCTTTAAGTGgttaataaatttccttttttaaaatttttttcttttgtatttcttatttgtattggagtatagccgattaacaatgttatgatagttttaggtgaacagcaaaggcacTCAGCCATACTCagccatgtatccattctcccccaaacccctctcccatccaggctgaagCAGCAAGTGAATtttggttctttatttttttccaatctcCATAAGTCCTTATACTATCCAGAGACTTAGTATGGGGTTCAATTTAAATTAGTCTCATTTTAGACCCAATAAAAAATAAGTCTTTACTTATAAGGCACTGACATTATAAGTGAAGCAAAGTTTATGGATatccaaaagaaaagagaagggaaatgttGCAAGAAGGTGGAAAACTCAAAAATATATGGAATTAAATACTCTGTTAAATAAGTCTTAAGAGTCAATGAAAGTTCATTAAACTTCTTCTATTTACCCTAATTCCTGAGACTTAAAACTCTTTTTACAGGTTAGTTTTTGCTCCTCTGTCAAAAAGTATCCCATATCTAGAAATATGTTGAGAAGCTAAAACTCTCTAGTCACATGTTTTATTTGAAGATGGCCTTTGTTTATGTCTCATAAAAAAGTGCATTCAGATCTTGTCTGTCCAATTAAGTAACAGTATTGttctctttgctctttttttctgcctttgggTATGCAGGTGACCCCAGGCTCCACTTGTGCTGTGTTTGGCCTGGGAGGAGTTGGCCTGTCTGTTATCATGGGCTGCAAAGCAGCTGGAGCAACCAGGATCATTGCAGTGGACATCAACAAAGACAAATTTGAGAAAGCAAAGGAAGTGGGTGCCACCGAGTGCATCAACCCACAGGACTATGAGAAACCCATCCAAGAAGTTTTATTTGACCTGACAGGTGATGGTGTGGACTTTAGCTTTGAGGTCATTGGAAATCCAGAAACTGTGGTATGTGATTTTCAATTATGAAAATCACTGCTATTTCTATcagtcattgtttttgttttaagatttatgtatttattggctgtggtaggtcttcattgctgcacatagggctccctctagttgtggtgagtgagggctactctatagtggtgcacgggcttctcatttccATGGATTTTCTCTTGTGAAGCAGAGGCTCTAGgcgcctgggcttcagtagttgcagtgcatgggctcagaagttgtggcacacaggcttagtcatgccacggcaggtgggatcttccctgaccaggtatcgaatctgtgtcccctgcattggaaggcagattcttatcgattggaccaccagggaagcccccagtctttatttcagatttttaactGAGTGAAAATTCTAAAATTCCCTCCACAATCTTCTATTTAATTCTCTTTGTGCCCCTGACATCCCACCTGGCACCTTCTGTCTACtcttataaatatattcactatCCCAAACACTGAACCCCCATACTGAGTTTTCTTCTCCCTCTGTTCCATTATATCAATACTATTCCTTCAAATAAGCAGACAGCCTACAATAGACAGGAAAAAAAAGCTTTGTAAGGAATTCTTACTGAATTATTTCATAATAAGGAGCAGCTTAGTAACTATAACTTCCAAGCCAGAAGATTTAAATGTGGTAAGAATAATTAATGACCCTGCAAAGCTCTACACTTTCACAAAGTCTATCATGTTGGATCTGAGATAATCGTCCAAGAAATATTATTTACCAACCTTGATTAAAAGAGTTcaagaatgaagggaaaaaaatggtaaTTTTTCTGGCTGAATATGGTTTATGTAAGAATATAAATGGATAGGACATTATTTCACAAATTGAGActctctttctttgggactgtagAAATAGCATACTATTGGGTTGCATGTCTCCATCTTCTAATCAGCTCCATGAAAACCCAAGATCTGTCTCTTCCAACTGAGACTCTTTCCTCAGCTTACAAAATGTTTCCATTCCTCACTACACATAAATcccctcatctataaaaatgatacaacAAAATCATAGGCTTTCCTGCAGATAGTCTTGCTCCCAAAAATAGcgtttcaaaataaataatgggaACATGCTTATTTATAACTTTGCTAATATATGATGCTACACAAATAGCCAactatatttttcattatctaaaagaatatgctaagtcgcttcagtcatgtctgactctttgcagtcccacagactatagcccaccaggctcctctgtgcatggaattctccaggcaaaaatactgggggggggggggtgcatttccttctccaggggatcttcccaacccagggattgaacttgcatctctaacatctcctgcactgggagaagGGTCCTTTATCActagggctacctgggaagccctatgaataTGTCAGCTCTAACTAACCACCTGTGTCAGTATAAAAATTATTACTgtcattattgttattactacTACCATGGgtgcctttattttcatttttttattctcaTCTATTGTACCAGATACTATACTCTGTAGTACACAATGTCTTATTTATGTTTCAGTGCCttcttagaaaataaatgttatttcaaaTGAGGACAAGGAGCATCAGGAAAGCATGTAACAGACCACTGAGAACAGTCAAGCTGAGATTCAGACTTAGGTCCAACTCTAAAGTACACCTCTTAACCCCTCATTGTTTTCCATTGCTTTACAACAGGCAGCTGCCCTGGCCTCCTGCCATGAGAGCCATGGGGTCTGCGTGATTATTGGGTTAATCATTGGTGTCCAACTCAACATCAGTGGCCACTTGTTCTTCTCAGGACGCTCTTTAAAGGGATCTGTTTATGGAGGTATGAATGATTCAGGGAAGAATGGAAATGTGTGGGATTATAGAGGAGGGAAGTAAAGAAATGTGTAATGAATGCTTGAATGAGAGCTTTAGATTATAGTTGTTTCAACACACAAGTATCTAAGATAAGGGGATGAATATTGATGTATGCAGTTGCTTCTTAGTAATTTTTCTTCTCATGCaaaggaagagattttttttaattgattagtGTCCAAAGTTTAATGCAAATTCTAAATCAAAAAGGAAAGGCAATACTGTGATCAATAACTATTCAATTCAGTTACATGACGGCCAACTGGAATTCTTTGGAGAATATACTGAATTCTTAGTAAATGGTTCAACTAATGTTAAATCTTACCCAAAACAATCGAGTTGGCATTGTACAACTCAAAGACATTAAACATAATGAACTCATGATTGAAAAGAGAAATGACCGATAAAAttgaaagagaatattttttccagaggaaaaaaaatttttcatacaatctcttggttttccattttttaaacctGTCTTACAACTTATATATTTTAAGGACTCTAGAAGCATTTTCTTACTGAGgaagtagaaaacaaactaaaataaaTCTGTGTGGGATTCTAAGCTCATAAGCAAGCAACCTGATAATTAAGAGACATATACTTATCCAGATATTTGGGGGAAATTTGAATTCTTGGGCAAAAGAGATGAGAACCAGGAGCTACCTGAATTTTGGGGACTGGTGATCCATTTGTGTTCTCCCAACTACTTATGGCAGTGTACTGTAGGTACCAGGAATCTTACCGAATTCATGGGCATAGAGTAGAAAAATGGCATGgccagccaaaaaaaataataaatcagtttGATTATCAGTTCCCCCATTTGGGGTAATTAGACATACCCATTCCTATTTCCCTCTAGAGACAATATTTCCCTTCGAGACAATAATTGTTGATTCCAAATACACATACTCAGTTAACTCTTGTTAAATAGGATCactaatatttcaaataaaactcACAAGGAAACTATTTTGCTCGACACCTATACATTCGTATAATGGTCATGAATGTAAGTTAATTCCTTCTACAGATAGTATAATCCACTGGTTTCAAAGGTTTTCAGTTAAAGGATAGCCTCTAAGGACAGGACTGCTAAACCTCCTATAATGTACACAGTGAAACAATTTCCCCCTAAAATTAGTGGCCTTGTTCACAAACACTATCTAGCCTAGTTCTATGTTCCTGGAcccatctttttttgtttttgtattttttttttttggttaaaagaagaaacaaaaaacaagtgaAAGTGTTCTTTACATAGATATAAAAATGCTTTATCAGATCACCAATCAACAGGTAGAAAAGACTTCAAAAGTtgttatcacaagaaaaaatggtaactatgtgtggtgatggatgttaactaaacttagttcaatagtaataattttataatatatacatatatcaaatcattatacatagaaaacaaatatgttaCATATTAATTACACTTcaactttttaaatgataaaaacaaatagaaaaacacaCCATGCCTCATGTCATAACACAGAGCATCAGAATTCTTGAttacaaataattaaaaccaacttaaacagaaaataaatgtattggaAGTGTTTTAGATAGTGTTGAGAATAGTTTTGGGAAGGCTGGAGAAACTGGCTGGGGCTGGAACCAAGAAAAGCAAATAACTGCCAAGACCCTGTCACAGAACCAGCTGCTTAGGACACTTGCCTCCTTGCAAAATCACTCACCCTTTGCAGAAATGAGCAGACCACCAAATTCTTTGTGGTGACTCACTGGGCATGTCGCTCAGCACAGTGCTAAACAAGAAGACAATGTTTCTTGAGACTCACAAGAACAGAGAAAATACAATGCTAAGTTTTATATTATCTTAACTGACTCCATCTTTTCCTGTGCAATTTTACTTCCTAAAGGCACATTTTATTCTTATCTCGCTTTATaaacattcatttttcaaaagctGTCACTGAGCACTGCCATGGTGAAAGTTCTTCTCTTCCCTTAAAATATTTGGCTCTTTCATGAAGCTGcagatcaacaca
It encodes the following:
- the LOC133249336 gene encoding alcohol dehydrogenase 6-like, encoding MSTTGKVIRCKAAIVWKPGGSFSIEEVEVAPPKAKEVRIKMVATALCGTEMKMLKDKNLQHQHYPIIMGHEGAGIVESVGEGVSTVKAGDKVIALFLPQCGECTSCLNSADNFCIKLKQAETHLMSDGTSRFTCKGKPVYHFGNTSTFSEYTVMDEISVAKIDAAAPLEKVFLVSCGFSTGYGGAINTAKVTPGSTCAVFGLGGVGLSVIMGCKAAGATRIIAVDINKDKFEKAKEVGATECINPQDYEKPIQEVLFDLTGDGVDFSFEVIGNPETVAAALASCHESHGVCVIIGLIIGVQLNISGHLFFSGRSLKGSVYGGWKGRDGASKLVSDYMAKKINLDALITHSLNLDKINEAVELMKTGKCVRCVLLL